The following are from one region of the Roseimicrobium gellanilyticum genome:
- a CDS encoding Gfo/Idh/MocA family protein, with translation MNPSESPVSSRRDFLKTTTRTAAGVSVLSGITIPYVHASVNDEVKVALIGCGGRGSGAASNALSVGPPTRLVAMADVQKNRLDSSFDALSSKHPDRMSVSEDAKFIGFDAYKQAVDMLKPGDIAVFATPPAFRWVHYKYAIERGVNIFMEKPLSVDGPTSKRMLELNEEAKKKGLKVAVGLMCRHCRVRGELYNRIQDGAIGDLILARAYRMQAPVASCFSKRRPEDTPELIWQIQRFHSFLWASGGAYSDFFIHNIDEACWMKNDWPVEAQASGGRTDRGDYVDQNFDHYSVEYTWKDGSKFFFEGRNITGCRNEFSTHVHGSKGMAIVSTAGHLPAKSAIFKGQTRDSSATVWRAPSPEPNPYQTEWDDFLDAIRNNKPYNEMERGVKASLVTVMGRMAAHTGQIITYDQMLNCPYEFAPGVDKLTLDGPAPIHEDANGRYPVPLPGVNRDREYAMADVVVPKAPEPPAAPAPAPAPAPAAGAQKS, from the coding sequence GAAGGTGGCTCTCATCGGTTGCGGTGGTCGTGGATCCGGTGCTGCGAGCAATGCGCTCTCCGTGGGGCCGCCCACCCGTCTCGTCGCCATGGCGGACGTGCAGAAGAACCGTCTGGACTCCAGCTTTGACGCGCTCTCCAGCAAGCATCCTGACCGCATGAGCGTGTCGGAGGATGCGAAGTTCATCGGGTTTGATGCCTACAAACAGGCGGTGGACATGCTGAAGCCCGGGGATATCGCCGTGTTCGCCACGCCTCCGGCCTTCCGCTGGGTGCACTATAAGTACGCCATTGAGCGGGGTGTGAACATCTTTATGGAGAAGCCGCTCTCCGTGGACGGCCCCACCTCCAAGCGCATGCTGGAGCTGAATGAAGAGGCGAAAAAGAAAGGCCTCAAGGTGGCTGTGGGTCTCATGTGCCGCCACTGCCGTGTCCGCGGCGAGCTCTACAACCGCATCCAGGATGGCGCGATTGGCGATCTCATCCTTGCCCGTGCGTACCGCATGCAGGCGCCCGTGGCTTCCTGCTTCTCGAAGCGTCGTCCGGAAGACACGCCGGAGCTCATCTGGCAGATCCAGCGTTTCCACTCGTTCCTCTGGGCGAGCGGCGGCGCGTACAGCGACTTCTTCATCCACAATATCGACGAAGCCTGCTGGATGAAAAACGACTGGCCCGTGGAAGCCCAAGCCAGCGGTGGTCGCACGGATCGTGGCGATTACGTGGACCAGAACTTCGATCACTACTCTGTCGAATACACCTGGAAGGATGGCAGCAAGTTCTTCTTCGAAGGACGCAACATCACGGGCTGCCGCAATGAGTTCTCCACGCACGTGCACGGCTCGAAGGGCATGGCGATCGTCTCCACGGCGGGTCACCTCCCGGCGAAGAGCGCCATCTTCAAGGGTCAGACCCGTGACTCTTCGGCCACGGTGTGGCGTGCGCCATCCCCTGAGCCGAACCCGTATCAGACGGAGTGGGATGATTTCCTTGATGCCATCCGCAACAACAAGCCCTACAACGAAATGGAGCGCGGCGTGAAGGCCAGCCTCGTCACCGTCATGGGCCGTATGGCGGCGCACACCGGCCAGATCATCACCTATGATCAGATGCTGAACTGCCCGTACGAGTTCGCGCCTGGAGTGGACAAGCTGACGCTCGATGGCCCGGCTCCGATTCATGAAGACGCCAATGGCCGCTACCCTGTGCCGCTTCCCGGTGTGAACCGCGACCGCGAGTATGCGATGGCAGATGTGGTGGTACCCAAGGCACCTGAGCCTCCTGCGGCGCCGGCGCCTGCACCCGCGCCTGCACCCGCGGCGGGAGCGCAGAAGTCCTAA